A section of the Brachyhypopomus gauderio isolate BG-103 chromosome 13, BGAUD_0.2, whole genome shotgun sequence genome encodes:
- the echdc1 gene encoding ethylmalonyl-CoA decarboxylase, protein MALCARPLLQKPRNALRVFFKHKRALCCSNSDPQEEQIREKFKLFPGGCVDLHKQEAGIAVMTVNNPTRMNAFSGSMMLELEERVCELETWTEGKGLIVKGAAGTFCSGSDLNAVRAIANPQDGMKMCMFMQRTLTRMLRLPLISVALVEGKALGGGAELATACDFRVMTSDAVIQFVHKHMGLVPGWGGAARLVRIVGSQNALKLLAGAKKVDPEFGRQIGLVDEELSSPFSGGNVLVDAEEWLSQWTKGSAPVIRAVKKVVISGREFSLEEALRTERDIFGTVWGGPANREALEHKTKHK, encoded by the exons ATGGCTCTCTGTGCTCGTCCCTTACTTCAGAAACCACGAAATGCGTTGAGGGTGTTTTTCAAACACAAAAGGGCGTTGTGTTGCAGCAACAGTGACCCGCAGGAGGAGCAGATCAGGGAGAAATTCAAACTCTTTCCTGGAGGCTGCGTCGATCTTCATAAACAAGAGGCGGGGATCGCAGTGATGACGGTCAATAATCCTACACGAATGAATGCCTTTTCAG gcaGCATGATGCTAGAACTGGAGGAGCGGGTGTGTGAACTGGAGACTTGGACAGAAGGAAAAGGCCTCATCGTGAAAGGGGCTGCAGGAACATTTTGCTCTGGATCTGATCTGAACGCGGTCAGAGCAATAGCCAACCCACAG GATGGCATGAAAATGTGCATGTTCATGCAAAGGACCCTAACAAGAATGCTCAG GTTGCCTCTCATCTCTGTGGCTCTGGTTGAAGGAAAAGCATTGGGTGGCGGTGCAGAACTCGCTACTGCTTGTGACTTCAG GGTGATGACCTCTGACGCTGTAATCCAGTTTGTCCATAAACACATGGGCTTGGTGCCTGGCTGGGGTGGTGCTGCAAGGCTTGTGCGAATCGTCGGCAGCCAGAACGCCTTGAAACTGCTTGCTGGTGCAAAGAAAGTTGATCCAGAGTTTGGGAGGCAGATTGGACTAGTTGATGAAGAGCTGAGTTCTCCCTTCAGTGGAGGGAATGTCCTGGTGGATGCAGAGGAATGGCTAAGCCAGTGGACAAAGGGGTCTGCACCTGTAATCAGGGCTGTAAAGAAAGTGGTCATATCCGGGAGAGAATTCTCTCTGGAAGAGGCCCTAAGGACTGAAAGAGATATATTTGGGACAGTTTGGGGTGGGCCAGCAAACCGTGAAGCTctggaacataaaacaaaacataagTGA
- the mtcl3a gene encoding protein SOGA3a, which translates to MEKMWSAFGDGSEWRGGDGGCVSGARGWESVPSSRVETEGGGKRNQNPVRVLSSPASVGQFSEQSLPGLAASPSDGGRGQIPWQELQSHHSRLKKKFEELKKRHGQERDGWMRQKEVLLREVADIQGGENRRMLLDLKTVLEEIQVEVKREESKRSELQLLYTKDRCAWELERAELKYRIAQLEAKGRNAAVGAVKETESGDTLRREREEQKRLLADTHTAAMELRWRLERSEKGWARERAELLERFDVERKEWEGQLRDMQRKIQELYNEVKAHRDGSCAGPGMDGETGAMRLSSRSASTASSPLTEPLDVSSSSLAQHRRRSTDSTRSCGEPADPRRPEQSGPSKQGCSRKYVRGEIEAINTAELESIMPGRVGQGLRNEPSASAEHVDRLSPSRASQIGDINCASDTKKNTMALNAALKEIARVSEELCSYQDEIRSRSDVKRSRTDSTFLQEEVEMAKKDVLERSDMDFDLNEWCKNLRVLDVQEQIKWGCVQKESTSTENDSKPPVKRRQAPPIPVRSTSWYLNRTSVAELEPSAPEPDRRCQSPCIHRKCSSPSVVRKFEAMLQENEGKILTDSGIMSCSVPPDSKCNISCCQSRWSCDGSRFGSSKSSTYVPVQKCLSDVNIPAAGAGCSRNQMDAVNQQNLKAERELTDSQHKGMATDSPTKSLDITSPYISTKVSRRNEMLERKTAEFNRMLFQAGMGVQCEKDRSSYVDVNCTFDNSTAIPSPCPEDSPTDVLSDPVVLHPERRFTETATQISSQLKSQTRDSKFPHPQPDNKLKKLTSDVQLPAVKYDDPNFKCLSVHTQDKELNPLCLEHRASSIPQSDPSMKIDQIDLDTSPQQLKTEKSSKVKSAGSDQHSTNTKSKRPERARQDTRSRVLDENPWKPTTLAAYPRPVESRSNYGAVERILKSYENLGRSQQDKQSSPGREEDLIELLDMLETQHQSRSSQTHTHTPHHQALGQKEAHVTVKHSKESTVIIKKNFSRPSCPAKRRLPSRWANRSSSTSSTSSPSPSPTTLATDSAPQQAVTYSAFHTETVIM; encoded by the exons ATGGAAAAGATGTGGAGTGCGTTTGGGGACGGGTCGGAGTGGCGCGGTGGCGACGGCGGGTGTGTGAGCGGGGCGCGAGGCTGGGAGTCCGTCCCGTCCTCCCGGGTGGAGACGGAGGGAGGAGGGAAACGGAACCAGAACCCAGTCCGAGTCCTGTCGTCTCCAGCCTCTGTGGGTCAGTTTTCCGAGCAATCTTTACCTGGACTTGCAGCTTCTCCATCGGATGGAGGTCGAGGGCAGATTCCGTGGCAAGAGCTGCAGTCCCATCACTCACGGCTGAAGAAGAAGTTTGAAGAGTTAAAAAAGCGCCACGGCCAAGAGAGGGACGGATGGATGAGGCAGAAGGAAGTTCTTCTGAGAGAAGTGGCTGACATACAA GGGGGAGAGAACCGACGCATGCTGCTGGATCTGAAGACGGTTTTAGAAGAGATTCAAGTGGAGGTGAAACGGGAAGAGAGTAAACGGAGCGAGCTTCAGTTGCTGTACACGAAGGACCGGTGCGCCTGGGAGCTGGAAAGAGCAGAGTTAAAATACCGAATCGCACAG CTGGAGGCCAAAGGTCGTAACGCAGCGGTGGGAGCAGTGAAGGAAACGGAGTCCGGAGATACACTGAGGAGGGAGCGTGAGGAGCAGAAGAGGCTGCTGGCGGACACCCATACTGCGGCCATGGAGCTGCGCTGGCGGCTGGAGCGGAGCGAGAAGGGCTGGGCCAGGGAGAGGGCCGAGCTGCTGGAGCGCTTCGACGTGGAGAGGAAGGAGTGGGAGGGCCAGCTCAGGGACATGCAGCGCAAAATCCAGGAG CTGTATAATGAGGTGAAGGCCCATCGGGATGGAAGCTGTGCTGGACCAGGCATGGATGGAGAGACTGGAGCCATGAGGCTCAGCTCACGTTCAGCCAGCACTGCATCCAGCCCTCTAACTGAGCCCCTGGATGTCAGCAGCTCCTCCCTCGCCCAGCACAGACGCCGCAGCACCGACTCCACCCGCAGCTGCGGAGAACCTGCTGACCCACGCCGCCCAGAGCAGAGCGGCCCATCAAAGCAGGGCTGCTCCAGGAAGTATGTGCGTGGGGAGATCGAAGCCATTAATACTGCAGAACTTGAGAGCATTATGCCTGGGCGTGTGGGTCAAGGACTCAGGAACGAGCCCAGTGCCTCTGCTGAACATGTGGATCGTCTCAGCCCCTCCCGAGCCTCTCAGATCGGGGACATCAACTGTGCAAGCGATACAAAGAAAAATACAATGGCTCTCAATGCT GCTCTTAAAGAAATAGCCAGAGTAAGTGAGGAACTGTGCAGCTACCAGGATGAGATCAGAAGTAGGTCTGACGTTAAGAG AAGCCGCACTGACTCAACATTCTTGCAGGAAGAGGTTGAGATGGCTAAGAAAGATGTGTTGGAGCGAAGTGACATGGATTTCGATTTGAATGAATGGTGCAAAAATCTTAGAGTCCTTGACGTGCAGGAACAGATCAAGTGGGGGTGTGTTCAAAAGGAATCGACTAGTACTGAAAATGACTCTAAGCCACCAGTGAAGAGAAGACAAGCCCCTCCCATCCCTGTTCGGAGCACGTCTTGGTACCTGAACAGAACTTCTGTCGCAGAACTAGAGCCCAGTGCACCAGAACCAGACAGAAGGTGTCAAAGTCCTTGCATTCACAGAAAGTGCAGCAGCCCCTCTGTAGTCCGAAAATTTGAGGCAATGTTACAAGAGAACGAGGGAAAGATTCTAACAGACTCTGGGATCATGTCCTGCTCAGTGCCTCCTGATTCCAAGTGCAATATCAGCTGCTGCCAGAGCCGATGGTCCTGTGATGGAAGCAGGTTTGGCAGCAGCAAGTCCTCCACGTATGTGCCTGTCCAAAAATGCCTCTCAGATGTAAACATACCGGCTGCAGGGGCTGGGTGCAGTCGAAACCAAATGGATGCAGTGAATCAACAAAACCTGAAGGCAGAGCGTGAGCTCACGGATTCACAACACAAGGGCATGGCTACTGACTCACCGACCAAGTCTCTAGACATTACCTCGCCTTACATCAGTACCAAAGTCTCTCGGAGAAATGAAATGCTAGAACGGAAGACGGCCGAGTTCAACCGCATGCTCTTTCAAGCAGGCATGGGTGTCCAGTGCGAGAAGGACCGGTCCAGCTATGTGGATGTGAACTGTACATTTGATAATAGCACTGCCATTCCATCACCGTGTCCTGAGGACAGTCCAACAGATGTGCTGTCTGATCCTGTGGTACTGCATCCAGAGCGTAGATTCACTGAGACTGCTACTCAGATATCATCACAGTTAAAGAGCCAAACAAGAGACTCCAAGTTTCCACATCCTCAGCCAGATAACAAACTGAAGAAGTTAACTTCTGACGTACAGCTCCCAGCTGTGAAGTATGATGACCCAAACTTCAAATGCCTGTCGGTGCACACACAAGACAAGGAACTAAATCCTCTGTGCCTGGAGCACAGGGCATCTTCCATCCCCCAGTCTGATCCCAGTATGAAAATAGATCAAATAGATTTAGATACAAGCCCACAACAACTAAAGACGGAGAAGTCTAGTAAAGTAAAGTCTGCTGGGTCAGATCAGCACTCTACCAACACAAAATCTAAACGACCTGAACGTGCAAGACAGGACACCAGATCCAGAGTTTTAGATGAAAATCCTTGGAAGCCTACAACTCTGGCTGCCTACCCTCGACCAGTAGAGTCACGGTCCAACTATGGAGCAGTAGAGCGGATTTTGAAAAGTTATGAAAATTTGGGACGATCCCAGCAAGACAAGCAGTCCAGtccagggagggaggaggaccTCATAGAGCTCCTGGACATGCTGGAAACGCAGCATCAATCTAGATCCAGTCAAACTCACACGCATACACCTCACCACCAGGCTTTAGGTCAAAAAGAGGCGCATGTAACAGTGAAG CACAGCAAAGAATCCACAGTAATCATCAAGAAGAATTTCTCACGACCATCTTGTCCTGCAAAAAGACGTCTACCCTCACGCTGGGCTAACCGCTCTTCCTCCACATCTTCTACATCCTCGCCCTCGCCTTCACCAACAACACTAGCAACAGACTCCGCTCCACAGCAAGCAGTCACCTACTCTGCCTTTCACACAGAAACAGTCATCATGTGA